One window from the genome of Bacillus tianshenii encodes:
- a CDS encoding spore morphogenesis/germination protein YwcE yields the protein MDILAMYLVFSTLSPFFLWKENRLTSIIQIPFAMVMWVYFVLYIHGDVMSSTVHNVLLAGVFASVILSHVGIIIHFFGDEIKRKYKGENYLLEK from the coding sequence ATGGATATTTTAGCAATGTATCTTGTCTTCAGCACATTGTCACCCTTTTTCCTATGGAAAGAAAATCGTTTAACTTCAATTATTCAAATACCTTTTGCAATGGTAATGTGGGTGTACTTTGTTCTTTACATTCATGGAGATGTGATGTCTTCTACTGTTCATAATGTATTATTAGCTGGTGTTTTTGCTAGTGTTATCCTTTCACATGTGGGAATTATCATTCACTTCTTTGGTGATGAAATCAAGCGAAAATATAAAGGCGAAAATTATTTGTTGGAGAAATAA
- the qoxD gene encoding cytochrome aa3 quinol oxidase subunit IV, translating into MAGHNHFPWKHVIGFALSIILTLIALWVALYTSLSIKVILTIIVLLAVVQASIQLFMFMHVNETDSGNIQSGMMYFSAFVAFAIVAGSIWVMWF; encoded by the coding sequence ATGGCTGGACACAATCATTTCCCATGGAAGCACGTCATTGGATTTGCACTATCTATTATCTTAACGTTAATTGCTCTTTGGGTAGCACTCTATACATCACTATCGATTAAGGTCATCTTAACAATTATTGTGCTGCTCGCTGTCGTACAAGCAAGTATTCAGTTGTTTATGTTTATGCATGTAAATGAAACAGATAGTGGGAACATTCAATCTGGAATGATGTATTTCTCAGCCTTTGTGGCCTTTGCAATTGTGGCAGGCTCTATCTGGGTAATGTGGTTCTAA
- the qoxC gene encoding cytochrome aa3 quinol oxidase subunit III has translation METAHPDKYKDMPMEYQSETGRLNILGFWIFLGAEVALFATLFGSYLVLWGRTGEGPAPGELFELKGVLIETFLLLTSSFTCGIAIHEMRRNNLKGLVTWMIMTLLLGLGFLYFEIDEFIHYVHEGATIGTSAYWSGFFTLLGTHGLHVSLGIGWITLILIQLKQRGLNPATAKKVFISSLYWHFLDVVWIFIFTAVYLTGMVL, from the coding sequence ATGGAAACTGCTCATCCAGATAAATATAAAGATATGCCAATGGAATATCAGTCAGAAACAGGACGTTTAAATATTCTTGGATTTTGGATTTTCTTAGGGGCAGAAGTAGCCTTATTTGCGACGCTGTTTGGTTCATACCTTGTATTATGGGGGCGAACAGGCGAGGGCCCTGCTCCAGGTGAACTGTTTGAACTAAAAGGCGTTCTAATTGAAACCTTTCTACTTTTGACAAGTAGTTTTACATGCGGGATAGCCATTCATGAAATGCGTCGTAATAACTTAAAGGGCCTTGTAACTTGGATGATCATGACACTGCTTCTTGGGCTCGGATTCTTGTATTTTGAGATTGATGAGTTTATTCATTATGTACATGAGGGTGCAACAATCGGAACGAGTGCATACTGGTCAGGCTTCTTTACTTTGTTAGGAACACACGGATTACACGTATCACTTGGTATCGGCTGGATCACCTTAATCTTAATTCAGCTGAAACAACGCGGTTTGAATCCAGCCACAGCGAAGAAAGTATTTATTTCAAGCTTATATTGGCACTTTCTTGATGTTGTTTGGATCTTTATCTTTACTGCAGTTTATTTAACAGGGATGGTGTTGTAA
- the qoxB gene encoding cytochrome aa3 quinol oxidase subunit I encodes MRLDEFFVTGEPIIYAADVSIALTMIGVIFVLTYFKKWKWLWSEWLTTVDHKKIGIMYIIASLLMLFRGGVDALMMRTQLAMPGVKFLEASHYNEIFTTHGTIMIIFMAMPFLIGLMNVVVPLQIGARDVAFPYLNAVSFWTFFIGAMLFNISFVIGGSPQAGWSSYMPLAGNELSPGPGQNYYLLGLQISGIGTLLTGINFLTTIFKMRAPGMSLMRMPIFTWSTLITSVIIVFAFPVLTVALAMMTLDRLFGSHFFTLAGEGMPMLWANLFWIWGHPEVYIVILPAFGIFSEIISTFARKNLFGYKAMVFSMVGIAGLSYVVWVHHFFTMGAGAAENSVFSITTMAIAIPTGVKIFNWLFTLYKGKIKFTTPMLWALAFIPNFTIGGVTGVMLAMAAADYQYHNTYFLVSHFHYVLIAGTVFACFAGLVFWYPKMFNHKLNERLGKWAFWIFTISFNVCFFPMYFLGLDGMPRRVYTYAADSGWFTMNATATVGAFGMGLGFLILVYNIYWSARYAKRETTGDAWDGRTLEWATHTPIPHYNFAKIPTVTSLDAFWKMKQNGEAEAFMNPKKYEEIHMPSNSGRPFVMSIFFFISGFGLVFSWYTVGILGAIGVLITMIMRSFDYDEGYHISVDEVEKTEKAVKA; translated from the coding sequence ATGAGGCTCGATGAGTTTTTTGTCACGGGCGAACCCATTATCTACGCAGCAGATGTATCAATAGCGTTGACAATGATTGGGGTTATCTTTGTCCTTACTTATTTTAAGAAGTGGAAATGGCTTTGGAGCGAATGGTTAACAACAGTTGATCATAAGAAAATTGGAATTATGTATATTATCGCTTCTTTATTAATGCTATTCCGCGGCGGTGTAGATGCATTAATGATGCGCACACAGCTTGCAATGCCAGGGGTAAAGTTCTTAGAAGCGAGTCACTATAATGAAATTTTCACAACGCACGGTACAATCATGATTATCTTCATGGCAATGCCTTTCTTAATTGGGCTTATGAACGTTGTTGTGCCGCTGCAAATTGGGGCACGGGATGTTGCATTTCCATATTTAAATGCTGTTAGTTTCTGGACATTCTTCATTGGAGCGATGCTTTTTAATATCTCATTCGTAATTGGTGGATCGCCACAAGCGGGATGGTCAAGTTATATGCCGCTTGCAGGTAATGAGTTAAGCCCAGGGCCGGGCCAGAACTATTATTTACTAGGCTTACAGATTTCAGGTATTGGTACGCTCTTAACGGGAATTAATTTCTTAACAACAATTTTTAAAATGCGTGCACCAGGCATGTCATTGATGCGGATGCCGATCTTTACGTGGTCTACGCTGATTACATCCGTTATTATCGTCTTCGCGTTTCCTGTGTTAACAGTTGCTTTAGCGATGATGACACTTGACCGTTTGTTTGGTTCACATTTCTTTACCCTTGCAGGGGAGGGAATGCCAATGCTTTGGGCAAACCTCTTTTGGATTTGGGGGCACCCTGAAGTATACATTGTTATATTGCCAGCTTTCGGTATCTTTTCTGAAATTATTAGTACATTTGCCCGCAAGAACCTTTTCGGTTACAAAGCAATGGTCTTTTCAATGGTCGGAATTGCAGGGTTAAGTTATGTCGTTTGGGTCCATCACTTCTTTACGATGGGTGCTGGTGCGGCAGAGAATTCAGTTTTCTCGATTACAACGATGGCAATTGCAATACCAACAGGGGTCAAAATCTTTAACTGGCTCTTTACGTTATACAAAGGAAAAATTAAATTTACTACACCGATGCTTTGGGCATTAGCATTTATTCCGAACTTTACAATCGGAGGCGTAACTGGTGTAATGCTTGCAATGGCAGCAGCGGACTATCAGTATCACAATACGTATTTCTTAGTTTCACACTTTCATTATGTGTTAATTGCTGGTACCGTATTTGCTTGTTTTGCAGGTTTAGTATTTTGGTATCCGAAAATGTTTAATCATAAATTAAATGAACGCCTAGGAAAGTGGGCATTCTGGATTTTCACAATCAGCTTTAACGTTTGTTTCTTCCCGATGTATTTCCTTGGGTTAGATGGTATGCCGCGTCGGGTTTACACATATGCGGCAGATAGCGGCTGGTTTACGATGAATGCGACTGCAACAGTAGGAGCATTTGGTATGGGACTTGGTTTCTTAATCCTTGTCTATAACATTTATTGGAGCGCACGTTACGCGAAGCGTGAAACAACTGGTGATGCATGGGATGGTCGTACACTTGAATGGGCAACACATACGCCGATTCCACATTATAACTTTGCGAAAATCCCAACTGTAACTAGTCTAGATGCTTTCTGGAAAATGAAGCAGAACGGCGAAGCAGAAGCATTTATGAATCCGAAAAAATATGAAGAGATTCATATGCCTAGCAATTCGGGAAGGCCTTTTGTGATGTCGATCTTTTTCTTTATTAGCGGTTTTGGGCTTGTCTTTAGTTGGTATACAGTCGGAATCCTCGGAGCAATCGGCGTTCTAATTACAATGATAATGCGTTCTTTCGATTATGATGAGGGTTATCATATCAGTGTTGATGAAGTAGAGAAAACAGAAAAGGCTGTAAAAGCGTAA
- the qoxA gene encoding cytochrome aa3 quinol oxidase subunit II translates to MNALRKMLALSTMAVVLALSGCSQLTVLDPKGPVGAAQRDLIMLSIWFMLFIVGVVFVLFTIFIVKYRERPGDKDRETVEQEGSKVLEIVWTAIPILIVIALSVPTVKTIYALEEAPKATAHKEPLVIEATSVDWKWIFTYPEQNIETVNYLHIPEDRPVLFKLTSADSMAALWIPSLGGQKYNMAGMQTKLYLQADEPGVYKGRNANYTGEGFAEQRFKVYAQKEKDFESWVQKVQQTAPKLTKDQYDQLMLKGNTDNMTFSSTHSKWVDHAKEADYAIKVRKEHNNGEAKESH, encoded by the coding sequence ATGAATGCGTTAAGGAAAATGTTAGCTTTAAGCACGATGGCGGTAGTTTTAGCATTAAGCGGTTGTAGTCAATTGACAGTCCTTGACCCAAAGGGACCTGTTGGCGCCGCCCAAAGAGACTTAATCATGCTGTCAATTTGGTTCATGCTATTTATCGTCGGTGTCGTCTTTGTTCTCTTTACTATTTTTATTGTTAAATATCGTGAACGACCTGGTGACAAAGATCGAGAAACTGTAGAGCAAGAAGGAAGTAAAGTGTTGGAGATTGTTTGGACAGCTATTCCTATTTTAATTGTTATTGCGCTTTCAGTACCGACAGTAAAAACGATCTATGCATTAGAAGAAGCACCAAAAGCAACAGCTCACAAAGAGCCTTTGGTTATTGAAGCGACTTCTGTGGATTGGAAATGGATTTTTACTTATCCAGAGCAGAATATTGAAACAGTCAATTACTTGCACATTCCTGAAGATAGACCTGTACTGTTTAAGTTAACATCAGCCGATTCGATGGCAGCACTTTGGATCCCTTCATTAGGTGGTCAGAAATATAACATGGCAGGTATGCAAACGAAACTTTATTTACAAGCAGATGAGCCTGGAGTGTACAAAGGACGAAACGCTAACTATACAGGGGAAGGCTTTGCAGAACAGCGTTTCAAAGTATATGCCCAGAAAGAGAAAGACTTTGAAAGTTGGGTGCAAAAAGTTCAGCAAACAGCGCCTAAGTTGACGAAAGATCAATATGATCAACTGATGCTAAAAGGTAACACAGACAACATGACATTTTCATCAACACATTCGAAATGGGTAGATCACGCCAAAGAAGCTGATTATGCGATAAAAGTTCGTAAAGAGCACAATAATGGCGAAGCGAAGGAATCCCATTAA
- a CDS encoding acyltransferase family protein, translating into MQREAYYDNARFLLILLVVFGHLLTPFTDKSHIGSTFYWLIYTFHMPAFILISGYFAKGFRKKGYVGKIAKKLVIPYFMFQAIYAIYYVFIHKKDSFVVDPFDPQWSLWFLLSLFFWNLLLYVVTKFDWKWTLPVTLVLGVLVGYISFVGNYLSLSRTFVFLPIFLAGFYMKHEHFKWLQNIRVRIGAISVISIGFLVFYFIPEFNSDWLLGSKSYEVLNVGALGGLYRSLWYIGTFIITFSFLSLVPSKQYFFTDLGGRTLYVYLLHGFIIQYVRNANVFDLNNWQDFVLLSLVALGLTFLLSSRVVYIVTQPIIEFKTTKLRHLLSSRTEIGQR; encoded by the coding sequence ATGCAACGCGAAGCCTATTACGATAATGCAAGGTTTCTGCTCATATTGTTAGTTGTGTTTGGTCATTTATTAACACCATTTACTGATAAGAGTCATATTGGTTCCACTTTTTATTGGTTAATTTATACGTTTCATATGCCTGCTTTTATTCTAATATCAGGTTATTTTGCGAAAGGGTTCCGTAAGAAAGGGTATGTCGGGAAAATCGCTAAGAAGCTTGTCATTCCGTATTTTATGTTCCAAGCAATTTACGCGATCTACTATGTATTTATTCATAAGAAGGATTCCTTTGTTGTTGACCCTTTCGATCCGCAATGGTCGTTGTGGTTCTTGCTAAGCTTATTTTTCTGGAACCTTCTACTGTACGTTGTAACGAAATTCGATTGGAAGTGGACCTTGCCGGTAACATTAGTGCTTGGTGTGCTAGTAGGTTATATCAGTTTTGTTGGAAACTATTTAAGTTTGTCTCGTACATTTGTGTTTTTACCTATTTTCCTTGCAGGTTTCTATATGAAACATGAACATTTTAAATGGCTGCAGAATATTCGAGTTCGAATTGGAGCGATCTCCGTTATTTCGATAGGCTTTTTAGTATTTTACTTCATACCAGAATTCAATTCGGATTGGCTGTTAGGTTCGAAATCTTATGAAGTATTGAATGTAGGAGCGCTTGGAGGATTATATCGTTCATTATGGTATATTGGAACATTTATCATCACGTTTAGTTTCTTATCGCTTGTTCCTTCTAAGCAATATTTCTTCACAGATTTAGGTGGAAGAACGCTGTATGTATATTTGCTGCATGGATTTATTATTCAATATGTCCGAAATGCAAATGTGTTTGACTTAAATAATTGGCAAGATTTTGTACTACTTTCACTTGTAGCGCTTGGACTTACGTTCTTGCTATCCAGTCGCGTTGTTTATATCGTTACACAGCCGATTATCGAGTTTAAGACAACGAAGCTTCGTCACCTTTTATCCAGTCGCACTGAAATCGGACAAAGGTAG
- a CDS encoding YjiH family protein, with protein MNTERPQLKSFLMFLIPSLIGIFLFMTPIQYKDQITIPIAIFSNFLQDLLAGYLPLIMTGIISLTFLITLAAKIIPSKTGKPNFYRNLFDVHPIWVIIRGLGMVFAVMTLLEKGPEAVTSGNTGGLLLNDLLPVLFAVFLFAGMFLPLLLNFGLLELCGALLTRIMRPIFTLPGRSSIDCMASWMGDGTIGVLLTSKQYEEGYYTKREAAVIGTTFSVVSITFSLVVLSQVGLEDYFVPYYLTILAAGFVAALICPRIPPLSKKTDTFYNKEQKGSDEAIPKGYSPMRWGLLQASKKAEKNKSLKGFLLDGVKNILDMWMGVAPIVMALGTLALIIAEYTPVFEWLGMPFIPFLQLLQVPEAAEASKTLVVGFADMFLPSVIATGIESDITRFIVACVSVTQLIYMSEVGGLLLGSKIPISIKELFIIFIERTIITLPVITLCAHIIF; from the coding sequence ATGAATACAGAACGTCCACAGCTTAAGAGCTTTCTCATGTTTCTTATTCCTTCTCTAATAGGGATTTTCCTGTTTATGACCCCTATTCAATATAAGGACCAGATTACGATTCCAATTGCAATTTTCTCTAATTTCTTGCAAGACCTATTAGCGGGCTACTTACCGCTAATTATGACAGGTATCATATCACTTACCTTTCTTATTACACTGGCAGCAAAAATCATTCCATCTAAAACAGGCAAACCAAACTTCTACCGAAATCTATTTGATGTTCATCCAATTTGGGTTATCATTCGTGGGCTTGGAATGGTCTTTGCTGTAATGACCCTGCTGGAAAAAGGACCTGAGGCTGTTACATCAGGTAATACAGGAGGACTTCTTCTAAATGACTTGTTACCGGTTTTATTTGCAGTGTTCTTATTTGCCGGTATGTTTCTACCGTTGCTTTTGAATTTTGGTTTACTCGAATTATGCGGGGCGCTTCTCACAAGGATTATGCGGCCTATTTTCACTCTTCCAGGACGTTCTTCTATTGACTGTATGGCTTCTTGGATGGGTGACGGTACAATTGGTGTACTACTAACGAGCAAACAATATGAGGAAGGATATTATACGAAGCGTGAGGCTGCAGTTATTGGGACAACCTTTTCTGTTGTCTCTATCACCTTCAGTCTTGTTGTTCTTTCTCAAGTCGGTCTTGAAGACTACTTTGTTCCTTATTACTTAACAATTCTTGCGGCTGGATTTGTAGCAGCCCTCATTTGTCCGCGTATCCCACCGCTTTCAAAGAAAACTGATACATTTTACAATAAAGAACAAAAAGGAAGCGATGAAGCAATCCCTAAAGGCTACTCACCCATGCGCTGGGGCTTACTGCAAGCTTCAAAGAAAGCTGAAAAAAACAAGAGCTTGAAAGGCTTCCTACTTGATGGTGTGAAGAATATTCTTGATATGTGGATGGGCGTTGCCCCAATTGTTATGGCACTTGGTACATTAGCGCTCATTATCGCTGAATATACACCTGTATTCGAATGGCTCGGTATGCCATTTATTCCATTCCTTCAGCTACTGCAAGTGCCAGAAGCTGCTGAGGCTTCGAAAACCTTAGTTGTCGGCTTTGCAGATATGTTCCTGCCATCCGTAATTGCAACTGGCATTGAAAGTGACATCACACGCTTCATTGTGGCTTGTGTATCTGTAACCCAGTTAATTTACATGTCAGAAGTCGGTGGTTTATTGCTAGGTTCAAAGATCCCGATTTCTATTAAGGAGCTATTTATTATCTTTATTGAACGCACAATTATTACCCTCCCTGTTATTACACTTTGTGCGCACATTATTTTTTAA